One genomic window of Ziziphus jujuba cultivar Dongzao chromosome 4, ASM3175591v1 includes the following:
- the LOC125421783 gene encoding protein WVD2-like 7, translating into MGESACLMQPFSYVSGIPNEAKEGNPIHALGQSISFGRFMSESLAWEKWSTFSHNRYVEEAERHSQRGSVAQKKAFFEAHYKNMAARKAAALLEQANAAAALNNAVPEEPDSGKENSTQDSQTLISNSEATIHGHDSNVEMGKFDSIQVEVADPANENPVLVENTEKVEISSQAVDVNGRKEEKETELSGTTQMRKPLSKRNQEDCLPMGKKKPTFSSSKSSSIHQKAAKDGSSKDNNIATPISKKPALLDSAEKKTSTPKSLHKSVNFTPIRELNRLTSTVIRKIENSRFGANSSKASKDCQSPLRTPTMVIKNEIKQRPQTTPYSEKKSSTTPLNPSASGSKTAGPKWHLLPTECSNFLSACRNKARSPFSSTPFRLRTEERAARRKKKLEDKFNANEAEKNQMQTKLKDKEEKENGKLRPTLCFKARPLPDFYKQRKAPKNEIKRVPSTHPQSPKPSTDPSPNKIDGKTSQPPHTPLVKNSGSKHIQGKNSRTHIPTFSLISRSTKITHENTSPNIQLG; encoded by the exons ATGGGTGAATCGGCTTGTCTCATGCAGCCATTCTCTTATGTTTCAGGCATTCCAAATGAAGCCAAAGAG GGAAATCCAATTCATGCACTTGGGCAGTCAATCTCATTTGGCAGGTTCATGTCAGAGTCCTTAGCATGGGAAAAATGGTCAACTTTCTCTCACAACCGCTATGTTGAAGAGGCCGAGAGGCATTCCCAGCGGGGCTCAGTGGCACAGAAGAAAGCTTTCTTTGAGGCTCATTACAAGAATATGGCTGCTCGAAAGGCAGCTGCTTTGCTTGAACAAGCAAATGCTGCAGCAGCATTGAACAATGCTGTCCCTGAAGAACCAGATTCTGGAAAAGAAAATTCCACCCAAGATTCACAGACATTGATTTCTAACTCTGAAGCAACCATCCATGGGCATGATTCAAATGTTGAAATGGGTAAGTTTGATAGCATCCAGGTGGAAGTTGCTGATCCGGCAAATGAGAACCCAGTTTTGGTTGAGAACACTGAAAAGGTTGAAATTTCAAGCCAAGCTGTGGATGTTAATGGCCGCAAGGAGGAGAAAGAAACTGAGCTAAGTGGGACAACCCAGATGAGAAAACCTCTATCTAAG CGCAATCAAGAAGATTGCTTGCCAATGGGCAAGAAGAAACCAACATTTTCTTCCTCAAAGTCATCATCAATCCATCAGAAAGCAGCTAAAGATGGTTCCAGTAAGGATAACAATATTGCAACCCCAATAAGTAAAAAGCCAGCGCTACTAGACTCTGCAGAGAAGAAAACTTCAACCCCAAAATCACTTCACAAGTCTGTGAATTTCACCCCAATCAGAGAACTTAATAGATTGACTTCAACAGTCATCAGAAAAATTGAGAATTCCAGATTTGGTGCCAATTCTTCCAAGGCATCTAAAGATTGTCAGAGTCCTCTGAGGACCCCAACTATG GTAATTAAGAATGAGATAAAACAGCGTCCCCAAACAACCCCTTATTCAGAAAAGAAAAG CTCCACAACTCCGCTCAATCCCTCAGCATCTGGAAGCAAAACAGCTGGACCAAAATGGCATTTGCTCCCTACAGA GTGTTCAAACTTTCTCAGTGCCTGCAGAAACAAAGCGCGCTCTCCATTTTCATCCACTCCTTTCAGGTTGAGAACTGAAGAGAGAGCTGCAAGAAGAAAGAAG AAGCTTGAAGACAAATTCAACGCTAATGAGgcagaaaaaaatcaaatgcaaACAAAACTCAAG gacaaagaagaaaaagaaaatggaaaactgCGCCCAACCCTTTGCTTCAAAGCCAGGCCGCTGCCTGATTTTTACAAGCAAAGAAAAGCACCGAAGAATGAGATAAAGAGG GTTCCGTCCACTCATCCACAGTCACCAAAACCAAGCACTGATCCCAGTCCCAACAAGATTGATGGTAAAACCTCTCAACCTCCTCATACACCTCTGGTGAAGAACAGTGGCTCCAAACACATCCAGGGAAAGAATAGTCGAACGCATATTCCAACCTTTTCTCTCATTTCACGATCTACAAAGATAACCCACGAGAATACATCTCCAAATATTCAGCTCGGCTAG
- the LOC107415253 gene encoding peptidyl serine alpha-galactosyltransferase → MAELLVWVVVVGLFGGCINGGWSAETGQEAPRIHTLFSVECQNYFDWQTVGLMHSFKKAQQPGPITRLLSCTDEQKKTYRGMNLAPTLEVPSMSRHPKTGDWYPAINKPAGIVHWLKHSKDAENVDWVVILDADMIIRGPIIPWELGAEKGRPVAAYYGYLVGCDNILAQLHTKHPELCDKVGGLLAMHIDDLRKLAPMWLLKTEEVREDKAHWATNITGDIYGQGWISEMYGYSFGAAEVGLRHKINDNLMIYPGYIPREGVEPILLHYGLPFNVGNWSFSKLEHHEDDIVYSCGKLFPAPPYPREVKLMEPDAYKRRALFLNIECINTLNEGLLAQHAANGCPKPVWSKYLSFLRSKTFAELTQPKRLTPASLQMMDENREKPQIVDEEEKPYPKIHTVFSTECTPYFDWQTVGFMHSFNLSGQPGNITRLLSCTDDDLKQYKGHDLAPTHYVPSMSQHPLTGDWYPAINKPAAVLHWLNHAVIDAEFIVILDADMILRGPITPWEFKAARGRPVSTPYEYLIGCDNELAKLHTRHPEACDKVGGVIIMHIDDLREFALLWLHKTEEVRADKAHYATNITGDIYSSGWISEMYGYSFGAAELNLRHLISNEILIYPGYPPEPGVRYRVFHYGLEFIVGNWSFDKAKWRNVDMVNRCWAKFPDPPDPSTLQWTDKQTQQKDLLSIECARTLNEALRLHHERRNCPDPNSLSNSNSGTTKEPIIISRKFGKFDENFTVGSNHVQINHSMESSKPPTGDGMFSSFRFWVIILWVISGLGFLSVMLVLFSGGKGKGARGKNYRNKRRTSYSGFMDMNGRDRLIRNVEASL, encoded by the exons ATGGCCGAACTGTTGGTttgggtggtggtggtgggatTGTTTGGTGGGTGCATTAATGGAGGTTGGAGCGCTGAGACGGGTCAGGAGGCTCCGAGGATCCACACGCTGTTCTCGGTGGAGTGCCAGAACTACTTTGACTGGCAAACAGTGGGTCTCATGCACAGCTTCAAGAAAGCCCAGCAACCAGGACCCATTACCCGACTCCTCAGCTGTACGGACGAGCAGAAGAAGACTTACAGAGGGATGAATTTGGCACCAACTCTTGAGGTTCCTTCTATGAGCAGGCACCCGAAAACTGGTGATTG GTACCCTGCAATTAACAAACCTGCTGGAATTGTACACTGGCTTAAACATAGTAAAGACGCTGAGAATGTCGATTGGGTTGTGATTCTGGATGCAGACATGATCATACGAGGCCCAATTATACCTTGGGAACTTGGTGCTGAGAAAGGCAGACCTGTTGCAGCATATTATGG GTACTTGGTTGGATGTGATAACATTCTTGCTCAGTTGCATACCAAGCATCCAGAACTCTGTGATAAAGTTGGTGGACTTTTGGCCATGCATATAGATGATCTTCGGAAACTAGCACCCATGTGGCTTTTGAAAACAGAAGAAGTACGGGAAGATAAAGCTCACTGGGCAACCAATATTACTGGTGACATCTATGGGCAGGGATGGATCAGTGAGATGTATGGATACTCTTTTGGTGCAGCAGAA GTTGGACTTCGACATAAAATCAATGATAATTTAATGATTTACCCTGGCTACATCCCACGAGAAGGTGTTGAGCCTATTCTTCTTCACTATGGCTTGCCATTTAATGTAGGAAATTGGTCCTTTAGCAAATTAGAGCACCATGAAGATGATATAGTTTATAGTTGTGGCAAACTCTTTCCTGCACCTCCATATCCTAGAGAG GTAAAATTGATGGAGCCTGATGCATATAAAAGGCGTGCTCTGTTCCTAAATATAGAGTGTATAAATACTTTAAATGAGGGTCTTTTAGCACAACATGCTGCAAATGGTTGCCCTAAACCAGTATGGTCAAAATACTTGAGTTTTCTGAGGAGCAAAACTTTTGCTGAACTGACTCAGCCGAAACGTCTTACTCCTGCTAGTTTGCAAATGATGGACGAGAATAGAGAAAAGCCACAGATTGTGGATGAAGAGGAGAAACCTTATCCAAAAATCCACACAGTTTTCTCCACAGAATGCACGCCTTACTTTGATTGGCAGACTGTAGGATTTATGCACAGTTTTAACTTGAGTGGCCAGCCTGGAAATATCACACGTCTTCTCAGCTGTACTGATGATGATTTGAAACAATATAAGGGCCATGATCTGGCACCGACCCATTATGTCCCTTCCATGAGCCAGCATCCACTAACAGGAGATTG GTACCCAGCAATTAATAAACCAGCAGCAGTCCTTCATTGGCTTAATCATGCGGTTATTGATGCAGAGTTCATAGTCATTCTTGATGCTGATATGATATTGAGAGGTCCAATTACACCATGGGAATTCAAAGCAGCACGTGGCCGGCCAGTTTCAACTCCCTATGA ATACCTTATTGGCTGTGATAATGAGCTAGCAAAGCTCCATACGCGTCATCCTGAGGCTTGTGACAAGGTCGGGGGTGTAATAATCATGCACATAGATGACCTCAGAGAATTTGCTTTATTGTGGTTGCATAAAACTGAGGAAGTCCGTGCTGACAAAGCTCATTATGCCACAAATATCACTGGTGATATATATTCATCGGGTTGGATTAGTGAGATGTATGGGTACTCATTTGGCGCAGCAGAG TTGAATTTACGGCATCTCATAAGCAATGAGATCTTAATATACCCAGGATATCCTCCTGAACCAGGTGTCAGATACAGGGTTTTCCACTATGGATTGGAGTTCATTGTTGGGAATTGGAGCTTTGATAAAGCAAAATGGAGGAATGTCGATATGGTTAACAGATGCTGGGCCAAGTTTCCAGACCCACCTGACCCTTCAACACTTCAATGGACCGACAAGCAAACTCAGCAGAAGGATTTGCTTAGCATAGAATGTGCCAGGACGCTGAATGAAGCATTACGGCTGCATCATGAGAGAAGAAATTGCCCTGATCCCAATTCCTTATCCAACTCAAACTCTGGTACAACTAAGGAACCTATTATCATTTCTAGGAAATTTGGCAAATTTGATGAGAATTTTACTGTAGGAAGCAACCATGTGCAAATCAATCATTCAATGGAATCATCCAAACCCCCTACAGGAGATGGGATGTTTAGTTCTTTTAGATTCTGGGTGATTATCTTGTGGGTAATTTCAGGGTTGGGTTTCTTGTCAGTCATGTTGGTACTGTTCTCGGgtggaaaaggaaaaggagCAAGGGGTAAAAACTATCGAAACAAGAGAAGAACTTCGTATTCAGGATTCATGGATATGAATGGAAGAGATAGGCTTATCCGCAATGTTGAAGCATCTTTATAA
- the LOC107415251 gene encoding uncharacterized protein LOC107415251 has product MVRGSSKWVAPFFLCLLLSLHKIQGQEESTTSRTPKQELGDAVEVHCSRERSRAAWKIIEEYLMPFVDKERYQLSRRCRLHPDNDLYRDQEQHKIRLDINEWQCGYCKKSFYEEKYLDKHFDNRHYNLLNVSHSRCLADVCGALHCDHVMDISLKTKCNPAAAARNHLLCESLADSCFPVNEGPSASRLHEFFLRQFCDAHTCKGNQKPFSRGRKKRMNIFYLIVSILTILLLLLFYTYMYLYQRGIKRGPQKLIRVSQSGRKKKPS; this is encoded by the exons ATGGTGAGAGGGTCGTCCAAATGGGTCGCTCCTTTCTTCCTCTGCTTGTTGCTTTCACTCCACAAAATTCag GGTCAAGAAGAATCTACAACTTCAAG AACTCCAAAGCAAGAGCTGGGAGATGCTGTTGAGGTACATTGTTCAAGAGAAAGAAGTAGGGCAGCATGGAAAATAATTGAGGAG TATTTGATGCCATTTGTAGACAAAGAACGGTATCAACTTTCCAGGAGGTGTAGGCTGCATCCTGATAATGACCTGTACAGAGATCAGGAACAGCATAAGATTCGTCTGGATATAAATGAATGGCAATGTGGATACTGCAAAAAAAGTTTCTATGAAGAGAAATATCTCGATAAGCATTTTGACAATAGGCACTACAATTTGCTGAACGTG AGTCATAGCAGGTGCTTGGCAGATGTATGTGGAGCTTTGCATTGTGACCACGTGATGGATATTTCACTCAAGACCAAGTGCAATCCAGCTGCTGCTGCAAGAAATCATCTTCTGTGTGAG AGTCTAGCTGATAGTTGTTTTCCTGTCAACGAGGGTCCTTCTGCAAGCCGCCTTCATG AGTTCTTCTTACGCCAATTCTGTGATGCCCACACTTGCAAGGGAAATCAGAAACCCTTCTCTCGAGGACGAAAG AAGAGGATGAATATCTTCTACCTCATCGTCTCCATTTTAACCATACTGCTGCTGCTGCTATTCTATACATACATGTACTTGTATCAGAG GGGTATTAAAAGGGGACCCCAAAAACTGATACGGGTCTCACAAAGtggaaggaagaaaaagcccTCTTAG
- the LOC107415252 gene encoding small heat shock protein, chloroplastic-like: MASSLSTLGVHTPLSHVRILKFPPSPPTNSRAFYAHAKANAGEGRDSMVRSRGVTQQQLQPNEQSAQAPLKGIWDWYPTARTVPQTVDTMESLTLTEDPLTSTKRRTPWAIKEREQDYKIRFDMPGMTKNDVRVWVEENMLVVKAEKVMPKDHTEEEIWPTKSFGRYNSRIALPENIEFEKIKAEVKDGVLYITIPKATITSKIVNINVE, translated from the exons ATGGCATCATCACTCTCAACTCTGGGTGTCCATACTCCCTTATCACATGTTAGAATCCTTAAATTCCCACCCTCGCCGCCAACAAACAGCAGAGCTTTCTATGCTCATGCAAAGGCCAACGCAGGAGAAGGGAGAGACAGCATGGTTCGCTCAAGAGGGGTGACCCAGCAGCAACTCCAGCCAAACGAGCAATCAGCACAGGCTCCCCTCAAAG GGATATGGGATTGGTATCCAACAGCAAGAACAGTGCCACAAACGGTGGACACGATGGAGAGCCTGACACTGACAGAAGATCCTTTAACTTCCACAAAGCGTAGAACACCTTGGGCAATAAAGGAACGGGAGCAAGACTACAAGATCAGGTTTGATATGCCAGGTATGACTAAGAATGATGTCAGAGTATGGGTTGAAGAGAATATGCTTGTGGTGAAGGCAGAGAAGGTAATGCCTAAGGACCACACAGAGGAGGAAATTTGGCCTACGAAAAGCTTTGGAAGGTACAACAGCAGGATTGCACTGCCAGAGAATATCGAGTTTGAGAAGATCAAGGCAGAGGTGAAAGATGGAGTGCTTTATATAACCATTCCAAAAGCCACCATCACAAGCAAAATTGTTAACATCAACGTAGAATAA
- the LOC107415212 gene encoding uncharacterized protein LOC107415212 isoform X1, with product MRSGLEGGEDRKGRMLAMQSVSRRIHSMVDAPRLTKFFLEAPQSVKVEFSNGSVFNLSAEFLRIHSPAADGKLRSIGGEKVISGRRHVGIMSAEPVGNYGVRLIFDDLHKTGIYSWDYFYHLGSNKFSLMRNYIKKLRKYGLSREPTRRK from the exons ATGAGAAGCGGACTCGAGGGAGGAGAAGATCGGAAGGGAAGAATGTTAGCGATGCAGAGCGTGAGTCGGAGGATTCACTCCATGGTTGATGCTCCTCGCCTCACCAAATTCTTTCTCGAAGCCCCTCAATCT GTGAAGGTGgaattttccaatggcagtGTGTTCAATTTGTCAGCTGAATTCCTAAGAATACACAGTCCAGCTGCTGATGGAAAGCTGAGGTCAATTGGGGGTGAAAAG GTGATATCTGGTAGGCGTCACGTTGGAATCATGTCAGCAGAACCTGTAGGAAACTATGGGGTAAG GTTGATTTTTGACGACTTGCATAAAACTGGGATTTATTCGTGGGATTATTTCTATCACCTAGGGAGCAACAAATTCAGTCTCATGAGAAATTATATCAAAAAGTTGAGGAAGTATGGGCTTAGCCGGGAGCCGACTAGAAGGAAATGA
- the LOC107415212 gene encoding uncharacterized protein LOC107415212 isoform X2, which yields MRSGLEGGEDRKGRMLAMQSVSRRIHSMVDAPRLTKFFLEAPQSVKVEFSNGSVFNLSAEFLRIHSPAADGKLRSIGGEKVISGRRHVGIMSAEPVGNYGVDF from the exons ATGAGAAGCGGACTCGAGGGAGGAGAAGATCGGAAGGGAAGAATGTTAGCGATGCAGAGCGTGAGTCGGAGGATTCACTCCATGGTTGATGCTCCTCGCCTCACCAAATTCTTTCTCGAAGCCCCTCAATCT GTGAAGGTGgaattttccaatggcagtGTGTTCAATTTGTCAGCTGAATTCCTAAGAATACACAGTCCAGCTGCTGATGGAAAGCTGAGGTCAATTGGGGGTGAAAAG GTGATATCTGGTAGGCGTCACGTTGGAATCATGTCAGCAGAACCTGTAGGAAACTATGGG GTTGATTTTTGA